A portion of the Burkholderia sp. GAS332 genome contains these proteins:
- a CDS encoding long-chain acyl-CoA synthetase, with amino-acid sequence MTPTLVYGGRTYSPTWMEEEVRRVLAGLHALDFKEGDTVAAMLRNSPHYVALVLACRQAGLYLASINWHFKALEANHILVDSGARALFIDDDLLPQVREGIPAEIAVVTASSASGTKDNAVAPSFANWARWEEFGAGRPSMPPRTGTAHSAITYTSGTTGKPKGVRRLPAADDQRESMAQRFQRVTDTVYGTAAVVTAYLCAPIYHSAAMSYAVHFCTLGATLVLEPRFDAEQSLALIEKHRVTHAYLVPTMYQRLLNLDPSVRQRHDLSSLLHVASTGSPCPVPLKQAMIDWLGPIITEAYGSSEAGYTTFIDSATWVHQPGSAGRPLPDARVHILDDEGRPKPNGEIGLIYVRQQAMPDFTYINRPEDRRAIERDGLITLGDMGYINEEGFLYICDRKADMVISGGVNVYPAEIEATLLTMPGVADCAVFGIPDPEFGEGLAAAVQPRTGFEITPSEVQAFLRDRIANYKVPRVVDMHTTLPREDSGKIFKRLLREPYWRGQTRAI; translated from the coding sequence ATGACCCCTACGCTTGTGTATGGCGGGCGAACCTATTCGCCCACATGGATGGAGGAGGAAGTACGGCGGGTGCTCGCAGGCTTGCACGCCCTGGATTTCAAGGAAGGCGACACCGTCGCTGCCATGCTGCGCAACAGTCCGCACTATGTCGCGCTGGTGCTGGCCTGCCGTCAAGCCGGACTCTATCTGGCATCGATCAATTGGCACTTCAAGGCGCTGGAAGCCAACCATATCCTTGTAGATAGCGGAGCGCGCGCGCTCTTTATCGACGACGACCTGCTTCCTCAGGTGCGCGAGGGTATCCCTGCTGAGATTGCCGTTGTTACTGCGTCATCCGCTTCGGGCACGAAAGACAACGCGGTGGCGCCCTCTTTCGCGAACTGGGCACGGTGGGAGGAGTTCGGCGCGGGACGCCCAAGCATGCCGCCGCGCACTGGCACAGCACATAGTGCGATCACCTATACGTCAGGCACGACGGGAAAACCCAAGGGCGTGCGCCGCCTCCCTGCGGCCGACGATCAACGCGAGAGTATGGCGCAGCGGTTCCAGCGGGTCACCGACACGGTCTACGGTACTGCTGCAGTTGTCACGGCCTATTTGTGCGCGCCGATCTATCACAGCGCCGCAATGAGCTACGCCGTGCACTTCTGCACGCTCGGCGCAACGCTCGTGCTGGAGCCACGCTTCGACGCCGAACAGAGTCTCGCGCTCATCGAGAAGCACCGCGTGACCCATGCCTATCTGGTGCCGACGATGTACCAGCGACTCCTGAACCTGGACCCATCCGTTCGACAACGCCACGACCTGTCATCCCTTCTGCATGTCGCATCCACTGGATCCCCTTGCCCTGTGCCGCTCAAGCAGGCGATGATCGACTGGCTGGGCCCCATCATTACGGAGGCCTACGGATCGAGCGAAGCCGGTTACACGACGTTCATCGACTCCGCGACCTGGGTCCATCAACCTGGCTCAGCGGGTCGCCCGCTCCCTGATGCTCGCGTCCATATTCTGGATGACGAAGGCAGACCGAAGCCCAACGGGGAGATCGGTCTGATCTACGTCCGTCAGCAAGCCATGCCTGACTTTACTTACATCAATCGCCCGGAGGATCGTCGCGCCATCGAACGTGATGGGCTCATTACCCTGGGTGACATGGGCTACATCAATGAGGAAGGCTTTCTATACATCTGCGATCGCAAGGCCGACATGGTGATATCCGGCGGCGTCAACGTCTATCCGGCGGAAATCGAGGCCACGCTCCTCACCATGCCGGGCGTCGCGGACTGTGCGGTCTTCGGCATTCCCGACCCTGAGTTCGGCGAAGGTCTTGCCGCCGCAGTCCAACCCAGGACCGGCTTCGAGATTACGCCGTCGGAGGTCCAGGCGTTTCTGCGGGATCGAATCGCCAACTACAAGGTTCCTCGCGTCGTCGATATGCACACGACACTGCCGCGCGAAGACTCCGGAAAAATATTCAAACGCTTATTGCGCGAGCCGTACTGGCGAGGTCAAACCCGCGCCATCTGA
- a CDS encoding nitronate monooxygenase, translating into MSLPGILSRRLRLPVVASPLFIISNPDLVIAQCKAGIVGSFPALNARPASLLEEWLDRITSELQAHDQRHPDQPSAPFAVNQIVHRSNDRLEQDMEVCVRYKVPIVITSLGARQDINEAVHSYGGIVLHDVIDNTFARKAIEKGADGLIAVAAGAGGHAGTQSPFALVQEIRQWFDGPLLLSGSIASGASILAAQAMGADLAYIGSAFIATQEANAAEGYKKMITECAARDIVHTNLITGVHGNYLKPSLIAAGLDPENLPTSDPSKMNFGSDRQKPKAWKEIWGCGQGIGVLDDIPSAGDLVARFAAEYHTARAKLLRGATTEQGAVTEAV; encoded by the coding sequence ATGAGCCTGCCAGGCATTCTTTCGCGACGTCTTCGCCTTCCCGTCGTGGCATCGCCACTCTTCATCATTTCGAATCCTGATCTCGTGATCGCGCAGTGCAAGGCTGGGATCGTCGGCTCCTTTCCGGCGCTGAATGCTCGGCCTGCTTCGCTGTTGGAGGAGTGGCTCGATCGCATCACAAGCGAATTGCAAGCCCACGACCAGCGCCATCCCGATCAGCCATCCGCGCCCTTTGCGGTGAACCAGATCGTGCATCGTTCGAACGACCGCCTCGAGCAGGACATGGAGGTGTGCGTGCGATACAAGGTGCCGATTGTGATTACCTCGCTCGGCGCCCGCCAGGATATCAACGAGGCGGTGCATAGTTACGGCGGCATTGTGTTGCATGACGTCATCGACAACACCTTCGCGCGCAAAGCCATCGAGAAAGGCGCCGACGGTTTGATTGCCGTTGCCGCAGGTGCCGGAGGCCATGCCGGCACCCAATCCCCTTTCGCGCTCGTCCAGGAGATCCGGCAATGGTTCGACGGACCCTTGCTGCTCTCCGGCTCGATCGCTTCCGGGGCGTCAATCCTTGCAGCGCAGGCCATGGGCGCCGATCTGGCCTACATCGGTTCGGCGTTCATCGCGACCCAGGAGGCAAACGCGGCTGAGGGATACAAGAAGATGATCACCGAGTGCGCCGCACGCGATATCGTGCACACCAATCTGATCACCGGCGTTCATGGCAACTATCTGAAGCCGTCACTGATCGCAGCGGGACTGGATCCGGAGAATTTGCCGACGAGCGATCCATCAAAGATGAACTTCGGTTCGGACCGTCAAAAGCCCAAGGCGTGGAAGGAGATCTGGGGCTGCGGACAGGGTATTGGCGTCCTTGATGACATCCCGAGCGCAGGCGATCTCGTCGCCCGCTTCGCGGCCGAATACCACACGGCCCGCGCGAAACTGCTGCGTGGCGCCACCACAGAACAGGGCGCCGTTACCGAGGCGGTGTAG
- a CDS encoding LysR substrate binding domain-containing protein (manually curated) yields the protein MMLAAFMAETPRVTVHLEATNRTVDVIGEGIDVAIRVRPPPLKDSDLVMKVLGERSWCLVARPSLLQQHGVPVVPADLAVLPSLDFGPPHGDHVWHLEGPEGSAAVHHTPRFVTDDMIALRQAAVAGAGIVQLPVMMVCDELASGALVKLIPAWLPKSGIIHAVFPSRRGLLPSVRKLIDFLAGQFGEIEEM from the coding sequence GTGATGCTGGCGGCCTTCATGGCCGAAACGCCGCGCGTCACCGTGCATCTCGAAGCAACCAATCGCACCGTTGACGTCATTGGCGAGGGTATCGACGTCGCCATACGAGTGCGCCCGCCACCTTTGAAAGATAGCGACCTCGTCATGAAGGTGCTGGGCGAGCGCAGTTGGTGTCTGGTGGCGAGACCGTCGCTGTTGCAACAGCATGGTGTGCCCGTTGTGCCTGCCGATCTGGCCGTGCTACCCAGTCTCGATTTCGGGCCACCGCACGGGGACCATGTGTGGCACCTCGAAGGACCGGAGGGCTCAGCGGCGGTTCACCATACGCCTCGCTTCGTCACCGACGACATGATCGCCTTGAGGCAGGCAGCCGTGGCGGGCGCGGGCATTGTCCAGTTGCCGGTGATGATGGTGTGCGACGAGCTGGCGAGCGGTGCACTCGTCAAGCTCATTCCTGCGTGGCTGCCGAAAAGCGGCATCATTCACGCGGTGTTCCCTTCGCGGCGCGGCCTGCTGCCTTCCGTACGAAAGCTGATCGATTTTCTTGCGGGGCAATTCGGCGAGATCGAGGAGATGTAG
- a CDS encoding SRSO17 transposase yields MADDLDEFDAYLDHLAQELGHANRHAGLKGYCSGLVMPLSRKSVEPMAAHIDPLHASAKHQSLHHFVAKAEWSDKAIMRRVREWVMPVLGAHAAEEAGYYWIIDDTGFPKKGRHSVGVARQYCGQLGKQDNCQVAVSLSIATQRGSLPIAWQLYVPREWIDDRERARRAGIPDDQAFATKPQIALTQLREAIASGIVPGIVLADAGYGDETAFREGISELGLLYAVGIRPGTSVWAPGTAPLAPKPWNGRGNAPTLLRRAPGHEPQAVKALAMQLPANTWQTVTWREGSNAALSSRFAAVRVRPAHQDYWRTTQREEEWLLIEWPEGDKEPLKYFLSTAPGEATLEQLVSVTKMRWRIERDYQDLKQEFGLGHYEGRGWRGFHHHATLSIAAYGFLMAQRLRMGSGSGDKKNFIERTLPALPADYIARGSPARTTPRS; encoded by the coding sequence ATGGCAGACGATCTCGATGAATTTGACGCGTATCTCGACCATCTGGCACAGGAGTTAGGGCACGCTAATCGCCACGCCGGCCTTAAAGGCTACTGTTCCGGTCTGGTGATGCCACTGTCAAGGAAGAGCGTCGAGCCGATGGCTGCGCATATTGATCCGCTTCATGCCAGTGCGAAGCATCAGTCGCTCCACCATTTTGTTGCCAAGGCCGAATGGTCCGACAAGGCGATCATGCGACGGGTGCGCGAATGGGTGATGCCGGTGCTAGGCGCGCATGCCGCTGAAGAGGCCGGCTACTACTGGATTATTGACGACACAGGCTTTCCAAAGAAGGGTCGCCATTCGGTGGGCGTTGCACGTCAGTACTGTGGCCAACTCGGCAAACAGGACAACTGTCAGGTCGCAGTGAGTTTATCGATCGCAACGCAACGCGGCAGCCTGCCTATCGCCTGGCAACTGTATGTTCCCAGGGAGTGGATTGACGATCGGGAACGTGCCCGTCGCGCCGGCATTCCTGACGATCAGGCCTTCGCAACGAAGCCACAGATTGCGCTGACCCAACTGCGCGAAGCGATTGCATCCGGGATTGTGCCGGGTATCGTGCTGGCCGATGCAGGATATGGTGATGAAACGGCCTTTCGGGAAGGGATAAGCGAACTGGGTTTGTTATACGCCGTGGGGATCCGTCCGGGCACCTCAGTATGGGCACCGGGTACGGCGCCGCTCGCGCCCAAGCCCTGGAATGGGCGTGGCAACGCACCGACACTGCTGCGTCGCGCACCCGGCCACGAACCGCAGGCGGTCAAGGCGCTGGCCATGCAATTACCTGCGAACACCTGGCAGACCGTCACCTGGCGGGAAGGCAGCAACGCGGCACTCTCCTCGCGCTTTGCCGCCGTGCGGGTTCGTCCCGCTCATCAGGACTATTGGCGCACTACCCAGCGCGAGGAAGAGTGGCTACTCATCGAATGGCCCGAGGGAGATAAAGAGCCGCTCAAGTACTTTCTCAGTACCGCTCCGGGGGAGGCGACACTTGAACAGCTTGTATCGGTAACCAAGATGCGCTGGCGCATCGAGCGCGACTATCAGGATCTGAAGCAGGAATTCGGACTGGGTCACTACGAAGGTCGCGGCTGGCGTGGCTTTCACCACCACGCCACGCTGAGTATTGCCGCATATGGGTTTCTGATGGCCCAGAGACTCAGGATGGGATCAGGCAGCGGCGATAAAAAAAACTTCATCGAACGCACGCTGCCTGCGCTTCCCGCGGATTACATCGCACGCGGCAGTCCAGCGCGCACAACGCCACGTTCCTGA
- a CDS encoding regulatory helix-turn-helix protein, lysR family: MGALMRDLNDLYFFAQVVEYQGFAPAGRALGMPKSTLSRRIAVLEEHLGVRLIQRSTRRFTVTEIGQSYYTHCKAMLVEAEAAQQAIELNRSEPQGVVRLTCPVALLLLLCHVFFVPPLR, from the coding sequence ATGGGTGCACTGATGCGGGACCTCAACGATCTCTATTTCTTCGCGCAGGTCGTGGAATATCAGGGGTTCGCGCCAGCAGGTCGGGCGCTTGGCATGCCGAAGTCCACCCTTAGCCGGCGGATCGCCGTACTCGAGGAACACCTAGGCGTGCGGCTCATTCAGCGCTCGACACGGCGTTTCACCGTCACGGAAATTGGTCAGAGCTACTACACCCATTGCAAGGCAATGCTTGTCGAGGCGGAGGCGGCGCAACAGGCGATCGAGCTGAATCGTTCGGAACCGCAAGGCGTGGTCCGCCTGACCTGCCCGGTGGCGCTGCTACTCTTACTGTGTCACGTATTTTTCGTGCCACCGTTGCGATGA
- a CDS encoding putative redox protein, protein MPLAIATAELDIDAPDYVVRIEAGNHALLGDEGLHEGGQDRGPAPFAFVLSGLVACTAATLRMYMQKKGWPSGRIGVTADLHLAPDGSQYIRRTVSVDAQLDQTQRARLAEICEKTPVTLFIKRGTRIDTTMREQ, encoded by the coding sequence ATGCCACTCGCCATCGCCACCGCCGAACTGGACATCGACGCACCCGACTATGTCGTCAGGATCGAGGCAGGCAACCACGCGCTCCTTGGCGACGAAGGGCTCCATGAGGGCGGACAGGATCGCGGTCCCGCGCCTTTTGCATTTGTATTGTCCGGTCTCGTCGCGTGTACCGCGGCCACGCTCAGAATGTATATGCAGAAGAAAGGATGGCCATCCGGCCGTATTGGCGTCACCGCCGACCTACATCTTGCCCCGGATGGCTCACAGTACATCCGCCGCACCGTCTCCGTTGATGCACAACTGGACCAGACTCAGCGGGCGCGTCTTGCGGAAATCTGCGAGAAGACGCCGGTCACGCTGTTTATCAAGCGCGGCACACGCATCGATACCACGATGCGCGAGCAGTAA
- a CDS encoding Acetyltransferase (GNAT) domain-containing protein → MADHHTNGLDIRRLSPTEWAQAFPVIAQLRSLDEAEFLKRAKRQSHSGYELVGAFQDGKLIGVMGMRPVHTLARGAHLHIDDLVVDAATRGSGAGRALMDYAEADARARDMTAVFLDARPDAVPFYEQQNYLRHPAPSMKKVISPS, encoded by the coding sequence ATGGCTGACCATCACACCAACGGTTTGGACATCCGCAGGCTTTCCCCGACCGAATGGGCGCAGGCTTTTCCTGTCATCGCTCAATTGCGGTCGCTTGATGAGGCCGAATTTCTGAAACGGGCGAAGCGACAATCGCATTCCGGCTACGAGCTTGTCGGCGCCTTTCAGGACGGCAAGCTTATCGGCGTGATGGGGATGAGGCCCGTCCACACGTTGGCGCGCGGGGCACACTTGCACATCGACGACCTCGTGGTCGATGCGGCGACACGAGGGAGCGGTGCGGGACGTGCATTGATGGACTATGCGGAAGCCGACGCACGTGCTCGCGATATGACCGCGGTGTTTCTCGACGCGCGGCCGGATGCCGTTCCCTTCTATGAACAGCAGAATTACCTGCGCCATCCCGCGCCGTCGATGAAAAAAGTTATTTCGCCCTCGTAG
- a CDS encoding efflux transporter, outer membrane factor (OMF) lipoprotein, NodT family produces MIDVDQRIVRWQRLCVALCGCAAVAGCMVGPDYHSPSAPATDTYTASPLPEQTASAPGAAGLPQRFVPAQDIPAAWWALFHCEPLDTLIHQAVVNSPNIAAARAALRQSRENFTAQAGGTLLPSVDAQLGATREKLNGISFGEPGVVDEFNLYNASVNVSYKLDVFGGARRELEALHAQIDYQSYQLQAAYLAMSANIVTAAIKEASLRAQIEATEGIAAEEDEQLGVLAKQFELGGVGRTTVLAQQTLVAQTRATLPPLQQQLDQVRHQLAVLAGKLPSDTALPEFRLDMFSLPESLPVSLPSALVRQRPDILAADATLHQASAQVGVATAAMYPQITLSASYGAEALTPAQVFKAGSTIWSLGAGLLQPVFHGGQLSAQKRAAEAAYEQADAQYRETVLLAFQNVADSLRALDHDATGLKAQTDAWRAASDSLELTRGQYRVGGVSYLALLDAQRQYHQTVVSLVQAQASRYADTAALFQALGGGWWNAAAPAAAATTQ; encoded by the coding sequence ATGATCGACGTTGACCAGCGTATTGTCCGGTGGCAGCGCCTGTGCGTCGCGCTTTGTGGCTGCGCCGCAGTGGCCGGCTGCATGGTCGGCCCCGACTACCATTCGCCCTCGGCGCCCGCTACCGACACCTACACCGCTTCGCCGCTGCCCGAGCAGACAGCCTCCGCGCCGGGCGCCGCCGGTTTGCCGCAGCGCTTTGTTCCAGCACAGGACATTCCCGCCGCCTGGTGGGCGCTCTTTCATTGCGAACCACTCGACACGCTGATCCATCAGGCCGTCGTCAACAGCCCGAACATCGCCGCGGCGCGCGCCGCATTGCGACAGTCTCGTGAAAATTTCACCGCGCAAGCCGGCGGCACCCTCCTGCCCAGCGTCGACGCGCAACTCGGCGCCACCCGCGAAAAATTGAACGGTATCTCGTTCGGCGAGCCCGGCGTCGTCGATGAGTTCAATCTCTACAACGCCTCCGTCAACGTGTCGTACAAACTCGACGTGTTCGGCGGCGCGCGGCGCGAACTCGAAGCGCTGCACGCGCAAATCGATTACCAAAGCTACCAGTTGCAGGCCGCCTATCTCGCGATGTCAGCCAACATCGTGACCGCGGCCATCAAGGAAGCCTCCCTGCGCGCACAGATCGAGGCGACCGAGGGCATCGCAGCCGAAGAAGATGAGCAACTGGGCGTACTCGCCAAACAGTTCGAACTGGGCGGCGTGGGCCGCACGACGGTGCTCGCGCAACAAACCCTGGTGGCGCAGACCCGCGCGACGCTGCCGCCCCTGCAACAACAGCTCGACCAGGTGCGCCACCAGCTCGCCGTGCTGGCCGGCAAACTGCCCAGCGACACCGCCTTGCCCGAATTCAGGCTCGACATGTTTTCGTTGCCAGAGTCGCTCCCGGTGAGCCTGCCGTCGGCGCTGGTGCGGCAACGGCCCGACATCCTCGCCGCCGACGCCACGCTGCATCAGGCCAGCGCGCAAGTCGGCGTGGCGACCGCGGCGATGTACCCGCAGATCACGCTGTCCGCGAGCTACGGCGCCGAGGCGCTGACACCGGCCCAGGTATTCAAGGCCGGCAGCACGATCTGGAGCCTGGGCGCCGGCCTGCTGCAGCCGGTCTTTCACGGCGGGCAACTGAGCGCGCAGAAACGCGCGGCCGAGGCAGCGTACGAACAGGCCGACGCGCAATACCGTGAGACGGTGCTGCTGGCGTTCCAGAACGTGGCGGACTCGCTGCGCGCGCTCGATCACGACGCGACCGGCCTGAAAGCGCAGACCGACGCCTGGCGGGCCGCAAGCGACTCACTTGAGCTGACGCGCGGGCAATATCGCGTCGGCGGCGTGAGTTACCTGGCGCTGCTCGACGCCCAACGCCAGTACCACCAAACGGTGGTGAGCCTCGTCCAGGCGCAGGCATCCCGCTACGCCGACACCGCGGCCCTCTTCCAGGCGCTCGGCGGCGGCTGGTGGAACGCCGCTGCGCCGGCTGCCGCCGCGACGACGCAATGA
- a CDS encoding membrane fusion protein, multidrug efflux system, producing MNERKPMTKRMLIMLICVGLLLAALVGFNLFRAHMFAKFMAGNAAPPATVSAVVAGYQSWQPQLAAVGSLRAVRGVDVTTEVAGLVREIAFRSGQEVKANQILVRLNDDTDVALLHSLQAAAELAQTVYRRDQAQYDIKAIAKAQLDADAADLKGKNAQVAGQAALVEKKTIRAPFAGRVGITTVNPGQYLNPGDAIVTLQAIDPIYADFTLPQQQLGQLAIDQSVVVDTNAYSGQTFVGKIQSISPKVDSATRNVQIEASVDNHERKLLPGMYANVKIDAGTEQRYLTLPQTAITYNPYGATVFLVKPGTQRNAQGKTLPVAQQVFITPGPTRGDQVAILKGVDAGMQVVTSGQLKLKNGTSLVIDNRVQPADSPNPTPQEQ from the coding sequence ATGAACGAAAGAAAACCGATGACGAAGCGGATGTTGATCATGCTGATCTGTGTCGGCCTGCTGCTGGCCGCGCTCGTCGGTTTCAACCTGTTCCGCGCGCACATGTTCGCGAAGTTCATGGCGGGTAATGCGGCACCGCCCGCCACCGTCTCGGCGGTGGTCGCCGGCTATCAGTCGTGGCAGCCGCAGCTCGCCGCGGTCGGCAGCCTGCGCGCCGTGCGGGGTGTGGACGTCACCACCGAAGTCGCGGGCCTCGTGCGCGAAATCGCGTTTCGCTCGGGGCAGGAAGTGAAGGCCAACCAGATCCTTGTCCGGCTCAACGACGACACCGACGTGGCGCTGCTCCATTCGTTACAGGCCGCGGCAGAACTCGCGCAGACCGTCTACCGGCGCGATCAGGCGCAGTACGACATCAAGGCGATTGCCAAGGCGCAACTCGACGCGGACGCCGCCGACCTGAAGGGCAAGAACGCACAAGTCGCGGGACAGGCCGCGTTGGTCGAGAAGAAAACCATCCGCGCGCCGTTTGCGGGGCGCGTGGGGATCACCACGGTCAACCCGGGGCAGTACCTCAACCCGGGCGATGCGATCGTCACCCTGCAAGCCATCGATCCGATCTACGCGGACTTCACCCTTCCGCAGCAGCAACTCGGCCAGCTCGCGATCGACCAGAGCGTCGTGGTCGACACCAATGCGTATAGCGGGCAAACGTTCGTGGGCAAGATCCAGTCGATCAGCCCGAAAGTCGACAGCGCTACGCGCAACGTGCAGATCGAAGCCAGCGTGGACAACCACGAGCGCAAGCTGCTGCCGGGTATGTATGCCAACGTGAAGATCGACGCGGGCACCGAACAACGCTATCTGACGCTGCCGCAAACGGCCATCACCTACAACCCCTATGGGGCCACCGTGTTCCTCGTCAAACCGGGCACGCAACGCAATGCGCAAGGCAAGACGCTGCCCGTCGCGCAGCAGGTGTTCATCACACCGGGCCCGACGCGCGGCGATCAGGTTGCGATCCTGAAGGGTGTCGACGCCGGCATGCAGGTCGTGACGAGCGGGCAGCTCAAGCTCAAGAACGGCACGTCCCTTGTCATCGACAATCGCGTCCAGCCTGCGGACAGTCCGAACCCGACGCCTCAGGAACAGTAG